A single region of the Pontimicrobium sp. SW4 genome encodes:
- the rlmH gene encoding 23S rRNA (pseudouridine(1915)-N(3))-methyltransferase RlmH: MTIKLLAIGKTDHKQLQQLIEEYTKRLGFYIKFHLEIIPDIKNSKHLSEAEQKQKEGYLILTKVNTSDVLILLDENGKQLDSIGFSNYLQKHMNSGIKQLIFVIGGPYGFSKEVYQKAQGKLSLSKMTFSHQMVRLFFIEQLYRGFTILKNEPYHHR, from the coding sequence ATGACTATAAAACTTCTAGCCATAGGTAAAACTGACCATAAACAATTACAGCAACTCATAGAAGAGTATACTAAGCGTTTGGGCTTCTATATTAAGTTTCATCTTGAAATTATTCCAGATATTAAAAATTCTAAACATCTAAGTGAAGCCGAACAAAAACAGAAAGAAGGCTACTTAATTTTAACCAAAGTAAACACGTCTGATGTTTTAATATTATTAGATGAAAATGGAAAACAATTAGATTCTATTGGGTTTTCTAACTACTTACAAAAACACATGAATTCTGGGATTAAGCAATTAATATTTGTAATTGGTGGTCCTTATGGTTTTTCTAAAGAGGTATATCAAAAAGCTCAAGGAAAATTATCATTATCTAAAATGACCTTTTCGCATCAAATGGTCCGTTTGTTTTTTATAGAACAACTGTATAGAGGTTTCACTATTTTGAAGAATGAACCTTACCATCATAGATAA
- a CDS encoding DoxX family protein: protein MTSIEKLHNRIYKKRLFTLFTWGTRILLFLAFLPSGLKKVLGERFTILGIDTPVGFFFEGLYRTGFYWNFLGFMQLLVGVLLLIPRTTFLGAILYLPIIINIFIIVVSMNFKGTPIIAGLMLLANIYLLFWDYKKVKQIVSVIFGR, encoded by the coding sequence ATGACTAGTATTGAAAAACTTCATAATCGTATATATAAAAAACGCCTTTTTACACTTTTTACCTGGGGAACGAGAATACTATTATTTCTAGCATTTTTACCTTCTGGTTTAAAAAAGGTATTGGGGGAACGGTTTACAATTTTAGGAATAGATACACCTGTTGGCTTCTTTTTTGAAGGCTTATATCGTACTGGTTTTTACTGGAACTTCTTAGGGTTTATGCAATTGCTAGTTGGTGTTCTGTTATTAATACCTAGAACAACCTTTTTGGGAGCCATACTCTATTTACCCATAATCATAAACATTTTTATAATTGTTGTATCTATGAATTTTAAGGGCACTCCAATAATTGCTGGATTAATGTTATTAGCAAATATCTATCTTTTATTTTGGGATTATAAAAAGGTAAAACAAATAGTTTCTGTTATATTTGGAAGGTAA